Proteins encoded within one genomic window of Empedobacter falsenii:
- a CDS encoding efflux RND transporter periplasmic adaptor subunit produces the protein MKITRLTHFILLLVGSAMFLTNSCKNKTEQTDNPDFYWVNNEIELSENSLIESKLKLETTKLQTIESELSSTGVVKAIPERFAQVASPFAGRIVKSFVTLGQDVQKGSPIFEIKSSEYFSAQQEYFSAQQELKQAEMNLKRQKDLYNHAVGVKRELEEAETDYKLKKIATDQTAASLKVFNSSSRVGMGQSLIVRSPISGRVVSSDLVVGQFIKEDHEALVTVAELSKVWISAQVKEHNLGFLEELKHITFTVDAFPSKIFEGKVINIGQLLNEETRSVDVLIETDNNQFVLKPGMYVNVTLNSLDKEEIILPAKAVFQEKENQYVFVKIGDRKYRKVNVKAIGTSENNDFVRVTDGLKVGERVVIEGGIFLMGAK, from the coding sequence ATGAAAATAACAAGATTAACTCATTTTATACTGCTTTTAGTAGGAAGTGCAATGTTTTTGACGAATAGTTGTAAAAATAAAACAGAGCAAACTGATAATCCAGATTTTTATTGGGTAAATAATGAAATAGAATTATCAGAAAATTCTCTAATAGAATCTAAATTGAAATTAGAAACAACAAAACTTCAAACGATAGAATCGGAGTTAAGTTCGACAGGAGTTGTAAAAGCAATTCCTGAACGATTTGCTCAGGTAGCATCACCTTTTGCAGGACGCATAGTAAAATCTTTCGTCACATTGGGACAGGATGTACAAAAAGGCTCTCCCATTTTTGAAATAAAATCTTCAGAATATTTTTCAGCTCAGCAAGAATATTTTTCAGCTCAGCAAGAGTTAAAACAAGCAGAAATGAATTTGAAACGTCAAAAAGATTTATACAATCATGCTGTAGGTGTAAAAAGAGAATTAGAGGAGGCTGAGACAGATTACAAGTTAAAGAAAATAGCAACAGATCAAACTGCTGCATCATTGAAAGTTTTTAATTCATCTTCTAGAGTAGGAATGGGGCAATCTTTAATTGTTCGGTCTCCTATTTCTGGACGAGTTGTAAGCAGTGATTTAGTTGTTGGACAATTCATAAAAGAAGATCATGAAGCTTTAGTTACAGTAGCAGAATTATCAAAGGTATGGATTTCGGCACAAGTAAAAGAACATAATTTAGGTTTCTTAGAAGAGTTAAAACATATAACATTTACAGTTGATGCTTTTCCATCAAAAATATTCGAAGGAAAAGTAATTAATATAGGACAATTATTAAATGAAGAAACGAGGAGTGTTGATGTGCTTATAGAAACGGATAATAATCAATTTGTTTTAAAACCAGGAATGTATGTTAACGTAACATTGAATAGTCTAGATAAAGAAGAGATAATCCTTCCTGCTAAAGCTGTTTTTCAAGAAAAAGAAAATCAATATGTTTTTGTGAAAATAGGTGATAGAAAATATCGAAAAGTAAATGTAAAAGCAATTGGAACTTCAGAAAATAACGATTTTGTTCGTGTTACAGATGGTTTAAAAGTAGGAGAAAGAGTAGTGATTGAAGGAGGTATCTTTTTAATGGGAGCAAAATAA
- a CDS encoding efflux RND transporter permease subunit: MNKLIEMAIAKKWLMVALFSLAAFFGYYSWKQLSIEAYPDIADVTSQVVTQVPGLAAEEVEQQITIPIERELNGLPGMHVMRSKSTFGLSIITIVFKDGVDDYWARMRIQERLNDIELPYGAEPGLDPLTSPIGEVFRYIIESDTKSLRELTDLQRFVIVPRINQVSGVAEVTNFGGITTQYQIEIDPNKLTQYDVSLNDVVETIEKNNINAGGSTLPQGDIGYVIRGIGLVKDLEDFGKIVIKSEKGVTVLLSDIGELKYGNLERKGILGYSDKSRNHSDGIEGIVLLLKGEDTSVVLEGIHEAVDELNNDLLPKDVKIHAFLDRTDLVDTTLNTVSYTLMEGICLVVIVLIVFLGSWRGALLVAITIPISLLIAFILMHFTSIPANLLSLGAIDFGIIVDGAIVMMETVLKKREENPKEELKEKTISTVAKQVAKPIFFATLIIITAYLPLFAFERVERKLFTPMAFTVGYALFGALSVALLLIPGLAFVMYKKPRKIYHNKWLEKLTKSYSKVIKKIVAKPKKVILPLLLILASAIVLSISVGKDFLPTLDEGSIWLQVELPPGLSVEKSKEMSDVLREHTMKYDEVTYVMVQAGRNDDGTDPWTASHFEVSIGLKPYKEWPRGKTKNDLIRELESEYASMPGYTVGFSQPMIDGVMDKISGAHSELAVKIYGKDFTETRKITENIMKELKMVKGAADVSIDQEPPLPQLQIHANRDKIAQYGLNVSDVSELIEVAIGGKAISQIFSDDRVYDFTCRYKEDSRNTPEKIRQLTLTNVDGIKIPLAQVADVKLNTGESTITREMNKRHLTIKLNLRDRDLSSFLKEAQNKIEQNIDYDHSQYHIKWSGQFENQDRAYKRLSVIIPIAILVMFILLYAAFGKLRQALLLIGIIPLAIFGGMLALNVRGMTLNVSSAVGFIALFGVAIQNGVIMISQINLLKNKGMELSQAVIEGTKNRFRPILMTATVAILGLLPASLATGIGSDVQRPLATVIVYGLLFSTIITLFALPALYYMIEKKWGKDSVEKSVNQKQD; this comes from the coding sequence ATGAATAAACTAATAGAAATGGCGATTGCCAAAAAATGGTTAATGGTAGCTTTGTTTTCTTTGGCTGCATTCTTTGGATATTATTCTTGGAAACAATTATCTATCGAAGCTTATCCTGATATCGCAGATGTAACTTCACAAGTTGTAACTCAAGTTCCTGGGTTGGCTGCGGAAGAAGTAGAACAACAAATAACAATTCCAATAGAAAGAGAGCTAAATGGTTTACCAGGTATGCATGTTATGCGTAGCAAAAGTACATTTGGATTATCTATAATTACGATTGTATTTAAAGATGGAGTAGATGATTATTGGGCTCGTATGAGAATTCAAGAACGATTGAATGATATTGAGTTGCCGTATGGAGCTGAACCAGGATTAGATCCTTTAACATCTCCTATTGGAGAAGTATTTCGTTATATTATTGAAAGTGACACAAAAAGTTTAAGAGAATTAACAGATTTACAACGTTTTGTTATTGTACCAAGAATTAATCAAGTTTCAGGAGTTGCAGAAGTAACAAATTTTGGAGGAATCACAACGCAATATCAAATAGAAATAGATCCAAATAAATTAACTCAGTATGATGTATCGTTAAATGATGTTGTAGAAACAATAGAAAAAAACAACATTAATGCAGGAGGAAGTACATTACCTCAAGGAGATATAGGATATGTGATTAGAGGAATAGGTCTTGTAAAAGATTTAGAAGATTTTGGTAAGATTGTTATTAAATCAGAAAAAGGTGTAACTGTTTTATTATCAGATATTGGAGAGTTAAAATATGGAAACTTAGAACGAAAAGGAATTTTAGGTTATAGCGATAAAAGCCGAAATCATAGTGACGGAATTGAAGGGATAGTTTTATTGTTAAAAGGAGAAGATACTTCTGTAGTTTTAGAAGGTATTCATGAAGCTGTAGATGAATTGAATAATGATTTGTTGCCAAAAGATGTAAAAATACATGCATTTTTAGATCGTACAGATTTAGTCGATACAACACTTAATACTGTTTCATACACATTAATGGAAGGTATTTGTTTAGTCGTTATTGTACTTATTGTATTTCTTGGAAGTTGGAGAGGAGCTCTTCTAGTAGCGATAACAATTCCTATTTCATTGCTTATTGCATTTATATTAATGCATTTTACATCTATTCCAGCTAATCTACTTTCGTTAGGAGCTATAGATTTCGGAATTATTGTAGATGGAGCTATTGTGATGATGGAAACTGTTTTGAAAAAAAGAGAGGAAAATCCAAAAGAAGAATTAAAGGAGAAAACTATTTCAACGGTTGCAAAGCAAGTAGCAAAACCAATATTTTTTGCAACACTAATTATTATAACAGCTTATTTACCATTGTTCGCTTTTGAAAGAGTAGAACGTAAACTTTTTACTCCGATGGCTTTTACTGTTGGTTATGCATTATTTGGAGCTTTATCAGTTGCACTTTTATTAATCCCAGGATTAGCATTTGTAATGTATAAAAAACCAAGAAAAATTTATCATAATAAATGGTTGGAAAAGCTGACGAAATCTTATTCAAAGGTTATCAAAAAAATAGTTGCTAAACCCAAAAAAGTTATTCTACCATTACTTCTAATTCTTGCTAGCGCGATAGTATTATCTATTTCTGTTGGAAAAGATTTTTTACCAACATTAGACGAAGGTTCTATTTGGTTACAAGTAGAATTACCTCCAGGATTATCGGTAGAGAAGTCAAAAGAAATGAGCGATGTATTGAGAGAACATACAATGAAATATGATGAAGTTACTTATGTAATGGTTCAAGCTGGTAGAAATGATGACGGAACAGATCCATGGACAGCATCTCATTTTGAAGTTTCAATAGGACTGAAACCATATAAAGAATGGCCTAGAGGAAAAACTAAGAATGATTTGATTCGAGAATTAGAATCAGAGTATGCTAGTATGCCAGGATATACAGTTGGTTTTTCTCAACCAATGATTGATGGGGTTATGGATAAAATTTCAGGAGCACATAGTGAGTTGGCTGTAAAAATATATGGGAAAGATTTTACTGAAACACGCAAAATAACTGAGAATATCATGAAAGAATTAAAAATGGTAAAAGGTGCTGCTGATGTATCAATAGATCAAGAACCGCCTTTACCTCAACTTCAAATTCATGCTAATCGAGATAAAATTGCACAATATGGATTGAATGTTTCTGATGTTTCAGAATTAATAGAAGTCGCAATTGGAGGAAAAGCTATTTCTCAAATATTTTCAGATGATAGAGTATATGATTTTACTTGTAGATATAAAGAAGATAGTAGAAATACACCAGAAAAAATACGACAATTAACTTTGACAAATGTAGATGGTATAAAAATACCATTAGCGCAAGTTGCCGATGTAAAGCTAAATACAGGAGAAAGTACAATTACGCGTGAAATGAATAAACGTCATTTGACAATAAAACTGAATTTGAGAGACCGTGATTTAAGTTCTTTCCTAAAAGAAGCTCAAAATAAAATAGAACAAAACATTGATTATGATCATAGTCAATATCATATTAAATGGAGTGGACAGTTTGAAAATCAAGACAGAGCTTATAAAAGACTTTCAGTTATTATTCCAATTGCAATATTAGTCATGTTTATACTTTTATATGCAGCATTCGGTAAATTGAGACAAGCTTTGCTTTTAATAGGAATTATTCCTTTGGCGATATTCGGTGGAATGTTAGCTTTAAATGTAAGAGGAATGACGTTGAATGTATCTTCAGCAGTTGGTTTTATTGCATTATTCGGAGTTGCAATTCAGAATGGAGTGATTATGATTTCTCAAATCAATTTACTGAAAAATAAAGGAATGGAACTTTCTCAAGCTGTTATAGAAGGTACAAAAAATCGTTTCAGACCTATTTTGATGACAGCCACAGTTGCGATTCTAGGATTATTACCAGCTTCATTAGCAACAGGAATAGGATCAGATGTTCAACGTCCATTAGCAACGGTTATCGTATACGGATTATTATTCTCAACAATCATTACACTTTTTGCCCTTCCAGCTTTGTATTATATGATCGAAAAGAAATGGGGAAAAGATTCAGTAGAAAAATCAGTTAATCAAAAACAAGATTAA
- a CDS encoding TolC family protein, protein MKKYWLLVVCSLFIVNTKLIAQTTNESELDYKKFIETVQANNISYTAERFNVDIAETEILSAKAFADPELQFEYFDNGEAKRKMGLGYSAEVGWVLELGGKRKARINLAKSEFELTKLILLDYFKNLKADATLGFLQTIYQKEMLNVKENSYNMMNQLANSDEIRFKLGEISETDARQSRLETQSLKNEIIQAETDFATSKIRLSTFMGIDQYADLFSTVGDLKTFQRDFDLINLTEMALSNRTDLLVTLQSKDVSQRMIELAKANRAIDLGLILGLEHSTAVRNLIAETPQFTQIKGGVNIPLKFSNKYNNELNVAKMQFKQEELNYKQTELEIKSQVKEAYELYEGYKKQLKQFDIEILKNANLILEAKKYSYKRGNSSLLEVLDAQRTYNEIQNQYLETLYNCASGLIDLERVVGIWDIDF, encoded by the coding sequence ATGAAAAAATATTGGTTATTAGTTGTGTGTAGTTTATTTATAGTAAATACTAAATTAATTGCTCAAACAACAAATGAAAGCGAATTAGATTATAAAAAATTTATAGAAACAGTTCAAGCAAACAATATTTCTTATACAGCAGAGCGCTTTAATGTAGATATTGCCGAAACAGAAATTTTAAGTGCAAAAGCATTTGCGGATCCCGAACTTCAATTTGAATATTTTGATAATGGAGAAGCCAAAAGAAAAATGGGACTTGGATATTCAGCAGAAGTTGGATGGGTTTTAGAATTAGGAGGAAAAAGAAAAGCTCGAATTAATTTAGCTAAAAGTGAATTTGAATTAACGAAATTAATTCTTTTAGATTATTTCAAAAACTTGAAAGCAGACGCAACGTTAGGATTTCTTCAAACAATCTATCAGAAAGAAATGTTGAATGTAAAAGAGAATTCTTATAACATGATGAATCAGTTAGCAAATTCGGATGAAATAAGATTCAAATTAGGAGAGATTTCTGAAACTGATGCAAGACAAAGTCGATTAGAAACTCAATCATTAAAAAATGAAATAATACAAGCAGAAACAGATTTTGCTACATCAAAAATTCGATTATCAACTTTTATGGGAATCGATCAATATGCAGATTTATTTTCTACAGTAGGAGATTTGAAAACGTTTCAACGTGATTTTGATTTAATCAATTTGACTGAAATGGCCTTAAGTAATCGAACAGATTTATTAGTTACCTTGCAAAGTAAAGATGTTAGTCAAAGAATGATTGAGTTAGCTAAAGCAAATCGTGCAATAGATTTGGGACTGATTTTAGGATTAGAGCATTCAACAGCTGTTAGAAATTTGATAGCAGAAACTCCTCAGTTCACACAAATTAAAGGAGGAGTAAATATTCCATTGAAATTTTCGAATAAATATAATAATGAGTTGAATGTTGCTAAAATGCAATTTAAACAAGAGGAGCTAAATTATAAACAAACAGAATTAGAGATAAAATCTCAAGTAAAAGAAGCATATGAGTTGTATGAAGGTTATAAAAAACAGTTGAAACAATTTGATATTGAAATATTAAAAAACGCGAATTTAATATTAGAGGCTAAAAAATACAGTTACAAAAGAGGAAATTCGTCTTTGTTAGAGGTTTTAGATGCTCAACGAACTTATAATGAAATTCAAAATCAATATTTGGAAACTCTTTATAATTGTGCTTCAGGTCTTATTGATTTAGAAAGAGTAGTAGGAATTTGGGATATTGATTTTTAA
- a CDS encoding MATE family efflux transporter, giving the protein MSLVSDRITFKQINQLAIPAIFSGIAESLITLTDIAMVGNVKEYSVEALAATGLVGSFLSGIIWIVAQTKTSISSLVSQSFGANKLESLKTLVPQALYFNLFLSLLIFVPTYFFAQNLFELYNAKDLVLQFSVDYYKIRAFGFPLTLISLTLFGAFRGMQNTVWAMKCSLTAAFVHVFLDYILIFGVNGIIPAYHIKGAAYASLIAQLIMVIMAFYYYFTKTSFGLNPGKTIHPLFKKYINLSFNFILRTASLNVAFFLANSYATDYGKNYIAAQSILMNIWLFFSFFIDGYAGAGNAMAGRLQGERNYPKLWILSKDISKYSVLIACILIAICFIFYNQIGQIFNQDPNVLIIFNSVFWMVLLMQPINTLAYIFDGFFKGMGDAKLLRNNLIIATFLGFLPTIYLADYFGLNIYGIWIAFGIWMFLRSFPLMYIFRKRVLNQ; this is encoded by the coding sequence ATGAGTTTGGTTTCGGATAGAATTACGTTCAAACAAATTAATCAATTAGCGATTCCTGCTATTTTTTCGGGAATTGCAGAATCTCTTATTACCTTAACCGATATTGCGATGGTGGGTAATGTAAAAGAATATTCGGTTGAAGCACTTGCTGCTACTGGTTTAGTTGGTTCTTTTCTTTCAGGAATTATCTGGATTGTTGCCCAAACCAAAACCTCTATTTCGTCTTTGGTTTCGCAAAGTTTTGGTGCAAATAAATTGGAAAGTCTCAAAACTTTAGTTCCGCAAGCGTTGTATTTCAATCTATTTTTGAGTTTACTTATTTTTGTTCCAACGTATTTTTTTGCACAAAATCTATTCGAATTGTACAATGCAAAAGATTTGGTTCTTCAATTTTCAGTAGATTATTACAAAATCAGAGCATTTGGTTTTCCATTAACACTTATTTCGCTCACTCTTTTTGGAGCATTTAGAGGAATGCAAAACACCGTTTGGGCAATGAAATGTAGTTTAACAGCTGCATTTGTTCATGTCTTTTTAGACTATATTCTAATCTTTGGAGTAAATGGGATAATTCCCGCTTATCATATTAAAGGCGCTGCTTATGCAAGTTTGATTGCACAATTGATTATGGTAATTATGGCGTTTTACTACTATTTCACGAAAACTTCATTTGGATTAAATCCAGGAAAAACCATTCATCCACTTTTTAAGAAATATATCAACTTAAGTTTCAATTTTATTTTACGAACAGCTTCGTTGAATGTTGCATTTTTTCTTGCGAATTCTTACGCCACCGATTACGGAAAAAATTATATCGCCGCGCAAAGTATTTTGATGAATATTTGGTTGTTCTTTTCATTCTTTATTGACGGATATGCAGGTGCTGGAAACGCGATGGCAGGTCGTTTACAAGGCGAACGAAACTATCCTAAACTTTGGATTTTAAGCAAAGATATTTCCAAATATTCAGTTTTAATTGCGTGTATTTTAATTGCGATTTGTTTCATTTTTTATAATCAAATTGGGCAAATTTTCAATCAAGATCCAAATGTTTTGATCATTTTCAATTCTGTATTTTGGATGGTTTTACTGATGCAACCAATCAACACATTGGCTTATATTTTTGATGGATTTTTCAAGGGAATGGGCGATGCAAAACTCTTGCGAAACAACTTAATTATCGCAACATTTCTTGGATTTCTACCAACCATTTATCTTGCAGATTACTTTGGTTTAAATATTTATGGAATTTGGATTGCATTCGGAATTTGGATGTTTTTACGCAGTTTTCCGTTAATGTACATTTTTAGAAAACGAGTTTTAAATCAATAA
- the msrB gene encoding peptide-methionine (R)-S-oxide reductase MsrB has protein sequence MDCLKKNISFFVVGLILSLMVACTSQHKKEDAKVEQPSNTVTMNEKPQFNINKSNEEWKKELSSEEYYVLREAGTERPFTGKFNMHFENGIYTCNACGEELFSSSSKFDGHCGWPSFDKEIKEGKIVERVDTSHGMKRTEILCGNCGSHLGHVFDDGPTETGLRYCVNSLSLDFKPVK, from the coding sequence ATGGATTGCCTAAAAAAAAATATTTCTTTTTTTGTTGTTGGATTAATATTAAGCCTTATGGTTGCTTGTACATCTCAACACAAGAAAGAAGATGCTAAAGTAGAACAACCTTCAAACACTGTTACGATGAACGAAAAACCTCAATTCAATATCAATAAGTCAAACGAAGAATGGAAAAAAGAACTTTCTTCTGAAGAGTATTATGTTTTAAGAGAAGCTGGTACAGAACGTCCTTTTACAGGAAAATTCAACATGCATTTCGAGAACGGAATTTATACGTGTAATGCGTGTGGAGAAGAATTGTTTTCTTCTTCTTCTAAATTTGACGGACATTGTGGTTGGCCAAGTTTCGACAAAGAAATAAAAGAAGGTAAAATCGTAGAACGCGTAGACACTTCACACGGAATGAAGAGAACAGAAATTCTTTGTGGAAATTGCGGAAGCCACTTGGGACACGTTTTTGATGACGGACCTACAGAAACTGGTTTACGTTATTGTGTAAATTCGCTTTCGTTAGATTTCAAACCTGTAAAATAA